The Zalophus californianus isolate mZalCal1 chromosome 8, mZalCal1.pri.v2, whole genome shotgun sequence genome has a segment encoding these proteins:
- the SNX21 gene encoding sorting nexin-21 isoform X6 has translation MRNSGKGAMASRLLHRLRHALAGDNPGEAATGPEAEQFPESSELEDDDAEGLSSRLSGTLSFTSAEDEEDDDEEDDGEVGPDPLPSGDGASGEDADRSLPPDGQRGSQPLARQLQDFWKKSRNTLVPQRLLFEVTSANVVKDPPSNSTPSP, from the exons atgaggaacTCAGGAAAG GGTGCCATGGCCTCGCGGCTCCTGCACCGGCTGCGGCACGCCCTGGCCGGCGACAACCCGGGGGAGGCGGCGACCGGCCCGGAGGCCGAGCAGTTCCCTGAGAGCTCGGAGCTGGAGGACGACGACGCCGAGGGCCTGTCCTCCCGCCTCAGCGGCACCCTCAGCTTCACTAGCGCCGAGGACGAAGAGGACGACGACGAGGAGGACGACGGGGAGGTTGGCCCCGACCCGCTGCCCTCTGGGGACGGGGCGTCGGGAGAAGATGCAG ATCGGAGCCTCCCACCTGATGGACAGCGGGGCAGTCAGCCCCTGGCAAGGCAGTTGCAGGATTTCTGGAAGAAGTCCCGCAACACTCTGGTGCCCCAGCGGCTGCTCTTCGAGGTGACCAGCGCTAACGTAGTCAAGGATCCACCCTCCAA cTCTACACCCTCGCCGTGA
- the SNX21 gene encoding sorting nexin-21 isoform X3, with the protein MRNSGKGAMASRLLHRLRHALAGDNPGEAATGPEAEQFPESSELEDDDAEGLSSRLSGTLSFTSAEDEEDDDEEDDGEVGPDPLPSGDGASGEDADRSLPPDGQRGSQPLARQLQDFWKKSRNTLVPQRLLFEVTSANVVKDPPSKYVVCFGITWLRMWGLCVQSGTKSKLVLKVGSEAQEMGLGFSSQLVYQRGCQKS; encoded by the exons atgaggaacTCAGGAAAG GGTGCCATGGCCTCGCGGCTCCTGCACCGGCTGCGGCACGCCCTGGCCGGCGACAACCCGGGGGAGGCGGCGACCGGCCCGGAGGCCGAGCAGTTCCCTGAGAGCTCGGAGCTGGAGGACGACGACGCCGAGGGCCTGTCCTCCCGCCTCAGCGGCACCCTCAGCTTCACTAGCGCCGAGGACGAAGAGGACGACGACGAGGAGGACGACGGGGAGGTTGGCCCCGACCCGCTGCCCTCTGGGGACGGGGCGTCGGGAGAAGATGCAG ATCGGAGCCTCCCACCTGATGGACAGCGGGGCAGTCAGCCCCTGGCAAGGCAGTTGCAGGATTTCTGGAAGAAGTCCCGCAACACTCTGGTGCCCCAGCGGCTGCTCTTCGAGGTGACCAGCGCTAACGTAGTCAAGGATCCACCCTCCAAGTACGTG GTCTGCTTCGGAATAACCTGGCTAAGGATGTGGGGGCTCTGTGTCCAGAGCGGAACAAAGTCCAAGCTGGTCTTGAAGGTTGGTTCAGAGGCCCAAGAGATGGGCCTGGGTTTCAGCTCCCAGCTGGTTTACCAGAGGGGCTGTCAGAAGAGCTAA
- the SNX21 gene encoding sorting nexin-21 isoform X4, with protein MRNSGKGAMASRLLHRLRHALAGDNPGEAATGPEAEQFPESSELEDDDAEGLSSRLSGTLSFTSAEDEEDDDEEDDGEVGPDPLPSGDGASGEDADRSLPPDGQRGSQPLARQLQDFWKKSRNTLVPQRLLFEVTSANVVKDPPSKYVVCFGITWLRMWGLCVQSGTKSKLVLKTSLSSTPSP; from the exons atgaggaacTCAGGAAAG GGTGCCATGGCCTCGCGGCTCCTGCACCGGCTGCGGCACGCCCTGGCCGGCGACAACCCGGGGGAGGCGGCGACCGGCCCGGAGGCCGAGCAGTTCCCTGAGAGCTCGGAGCTGGAGGACGACGACGCCGAGGGCCTGTCCTCCCGCCTCAGCGGCACCCTCAGCTTCACTAGCGCCGAGGACGAAGAGGACGACGACGAGGAGGACGACGGGGAGGTTGGCCCCGACCCGCTGCCCTCTGGGGACGGGGCGTCGGGAGAAGATGCAG ATCGGAGCCTCCCACCTGATGGACAGCGGGGCAGTCAGCCCCTGGCAAGGCAGTTGCAGGATTTCTGGAAGAAGTCCCGCAACACTCTGGTGCCCCAGCGGCTGCTCTTCGAGGTGACCAGCGCTAACGTAGTCAAGGATCCACCCTCCAAGTACGTG GTCTGCTTCGGAATAACCTGGCTAAGGATGTGGGGGCTCTGTGTCCAGAGCGGAACAAAGTCCAAGCTGGTCTTGAAG ACGAGCCTCAG cTCTACACCCTCGCCGTGA
- the SNX21 gene encoding sorting nexin-21 isoform X5 codes for MRNSGKGAMASRLLHRLRHALAGDNPGEAATGPEAEQFPESSELEDDDAEGLSSRLSGTLSFTSAEDEEDDDEEDDGEVGPDPLPSGDGASGEDADRSLPPDGQRGSQPLARQLQDFWKKSRNTLVPQRLLFEVTSANVVKDPPSKYVTSLSSTPSP; via the exons atgaggaacTCAGGAAAG GGTGCCATGGCCTCGCGGCTCCTGCACCGGCTGCGGCACGCCCTGGCCGGCGACAACCCGGGGGAGGCGGCGACCGGCCCGGAGGCCGAGCAGTTCCCTGAGAGCTCGGAGCTGGAGGACGACGACGCCGAGGGCCTGTCCTCCCGCCTCAGCGGCACCCTCAGCTTCACTAGCGCCGAGGACGAAGAGGACGACGACGAGGAGGACGACGGGGAGGTTGGCCCCGACCCGCTGCCCTCTGGGGACGGGGCGTCGGGAGAAGATGCAG ATCGGAGCCTCCCACCTGATGGACAGCGGGGCAGTCAGCCCCTGGCAAGGCAGTTGCAGGATTTCTGGAAGAAGTCCCGCAACACTCTGGTGCCCCAGCGGCTGCTCTTCGAGGTGACCAGCGCTAACGTAGTCAAGGATCCACCCTCCAAGTACGTG ACGAGCCTCAG cTCTACACCCTCGCCGTGA
- the TNNC2 gene encoding troponin C, skeletal muscle — translation MIAEFKAAFDMFDADGGGDISVKELGTVMRMLGQTPTKEELDAIIEEVDEDGSGTIDFEEFLVMMVRQMKEDAKGKSEEELAECFRIFDRNADGYIDAEELAEIFRASGEHVTDEELESLMKDGDKNNDGRIDFDEFLKMMEGVQ, via the exons ATGATCGCTG AGTTCAAGGCTGCCTTCGACATGTTTGACGCTGATGGTGGCGGGGACATCAGCGTCAAGGAGTTGGGCACGGTGATGAGGATGCTGGGCCAGACACCCACCAAAGAGGAGCTGGATGCCATCATCGAGGAGGTGGACGAAGACG GGAGCGGCACCATCGACTTCGAGGAGTTCTTGGTCATGATGGTGCGCCAGATGAAAGAGGATGCGAAGGGGAAGAGCGAGGAGGAGCTGGCCGAGTGCTTCCGCATCTTTGACAG GAACGCAGACGGCTACATCGATGCGGAAGAGCTGGCTGAGATTTTCAGGGCCTCTGGGGAGCACGTGACAGACGAGGAGCTCGAATCCCTAATGAAAGACGGTGACAAGAACAACGACGGCCGCATTGACTTCGACG AGTTCCTGAAGATGATGGAAGGCGTGCAGTAA
- the UBE2C gene encoding ubiquitin-conjugating enzyme E2 C isoform X1 has product MLLLPPSYSCSRALRVPVSLPAPPGMASQNRDPAAASVAAARKGAEPSGGAARGPVGKRLQQELMTLMMSGDKGISAFPESDNLFKWVGTIHGAAGTVYEDLRYKLSLEFPSGYPYNAPTVKFLTPCYHPNVDTQGNICLDILKDKWSALYDVRTILLSIQSLLGEPNIDSPLNTHAAELWKNPTAFKKYLQETYSKQVSSQDP; this is encoded by the exons ATGCTTTTATTGCCCCCGTCTTACAG TTGCAGTCGTGCTCTCCGAgttcctgtctctctccccgCACCGCCCGGGATGGCCTCCCAGAACCGCGACCCAGCTGCCGCCAGCGTCGCCGCCGCCCGCAAAGGAGCCGAGCCCAGCGGGGGCGCCGCCCGGGGCCCCGTGGGCAAGAG GCTACAGCAGGAGCTGATGACCCTCATG ATGTCTGGTGACAAAGGCATCTCTGCCTTCCCTGAATCCGACAACCTTTTCAAATGGGTGGGGACCATCCATGGGGCAGCAGGCACA GTTTATGAAGACCTGAGGTATAAGCTCTCGCTGGAGTTCCCCAGTGGCTACCCTTACAACGCGCCCACGGTGAAGTTCCTCACACCCTGCTACCACCCCAACGTGGACACCCAGGGAAATATCTGCCTGGACATCCTGAAGGACAAGTGGTCTGCCCTGTATGATGTCAGGACCATCCTGCTGTCCATCCAGAGCCTGCTAGGAG AACCAAACATTGATAGTCCTTTGAACACGCATGCTGCCGAGCTCTGGAAAAACCCCACAG CCTTTAAGAAGTATCTGCAAGAAACCTACTCGAAGCAGGTCTCCAGCCAAGATCCCTGA
- the ACOT8 gene encoding acyl-coenzyme A thioesterase 8 isoform X1, translated as MSSPQAPEDEQGGGDPPGDLGSVLVASVLNLEPLDEDLFRGRHYWVPTTQRLFGGQIVGQALVAAAKSVSEDVHVHSLHCYFVRAGDPKLPVLYQVERTRTGTSFSVRSVKAVQHGKPIFICQASFQKAQPNPVQHQFSMPSVRPPEELLDHEALIDQYLRDPNLQEKYRVGLNRIAAKEVPIEIKPVKPPTLSQLQSMDPKQMFWVRARGHIGEGDMKIHCCVAAYISDYAFLGTAMLPHQRQHKVHFMASLDHSMWFHTPFRADHWMLYECESPWAGGSRGLVQGRLWRRDGVLAVSCAQEGVIRVKPRVSESKL; from the exons ATGTCGTCCCCGCAGGCTCCAGAGGACGAGCAGGGCGGCGGCGATCCCCCCGGGGACCTCGGCAGCGTCCTGGTTGCCAGCGTGCTCAACCTCGAGCCGCTAGACGAGGATCTGTTCAG aGGAAGACATTACTGGGTACCTACAACCCAGCGGCTGTTTGGGGGTCAGATTGTGGGCCAGGCGCTGGTGGCTGCAGCCAAGTCTGTGAGCGAAGACGTCCATGTGCACTCCCTGCACTGCTACTTTGTACGGGCAG GGGACCCCAAGTTGCCGGTGCTGTACCAGGTGGAGCGGACGCGGACAGGGACAAGCTTCTCGGTGCGCTCCGTGAAGGCCGTGCAGCATGGCAAGCCCATCTTCATCTGCCAGGCCTCCTTCCAGAAGGCTCAGCCCAACCCCGTGCAGCACCAGTTCTCCATGCCCAGCGTGCGCCCACCCGAAGAGCTGCTGGACCACGAGGCCCTCATCGACCAGTATTTAAG GGACCCCAACCTCCAAGAGAAGTACCGGGTGGGACTGAACCGAATTGCTGCCAAGGAGGTGCCCATTGAGATTAAGCCGGTAAAGCCACCTACCCTGAGCCAGCTGCAGAGCATGGACCCCAAACAGATGTTCTGGGTGCGAGCCCGGGGCCATATCG GGGAGGGCGACATGAAGATACACTGCTGCGTGGCTGCCTACATCTCGGACTACGCCTTCCTGGGCACGGCAATGCTGCCCCACCAGCGGCAGCACAAGGTGCACTTCATGGCCTCTCTGGACCACTCCATGTGGTTCCACACCCCTTTCCGAGCTGACCACTGGATGCTCTATGAGTGTGAGAGCCCCTGGGCTG GTGGCTCCCGGGGGCTGGTCCAAGGGCGGCTGTGGCGTCGGGACGGCGTCCTGGCTGTGTCCTGTGCCCAGGAGGGCGTGATCCGAGTGAAGCCCCGGGTCTCAGAGAGCAAGCTGTAG
- the SNX21 gene encoding sorting nexin-21 isoform X1, producing MRNSGKGAMASRLLHRLRHALAGDNPGEAATGPEAEQFPESSELEDDDAEGLSSRLSGTLSFTSAEDEEDDDEEDDGEVGPDPLPSGDGASGEDADRSLPPDGQRGSQPLARQLQDFWKKSRNTLVPQRLLFEVTSANVVKDPPSKYVLYTLAVMGPGPPDCQPAQISRRYSDFERLHRNLQRQFRGSMAAISFPRKRLRRNFTAETIARRSRAFEQFLSHLQAVPELRLAPDLQDFFVLPELQRAQSLTCTGLYHEALALWANAWQLQTQLGTPLGPDRPLLTLAGLAVCHQELEDPGEARACCERALQLLGDKNPHPLLAPFLEAHVRLSWRLGLDKRQSEARLQALQEAGLTPTPPPSLKELLIKEVLD from the exons atgaggaacTCAGGAAAG GGTGCCATGGCCTCGCGGCTCCTGCACCGGCTGCGGCACGCCCTGGCCGGCGACAACCCGGGGGAGGCGGCGACCGGCCCGGAGGCCGAGCAGTTCCCTGAGAGCTCGGAGCTGGAGGACGACGACGCCGAGGGCCTGTCCTCCCGCCTCAGCGGCACCCTCAGCTTCACTAGCGCCGAGGACGAAGAGGACGACGACGAGGAGGACGACGGGGAGGTTGGCCCCGACCCGCTGCCCTCTGGGGACGGGGCGTCGGGAGAAGATGCAG ATCGGAGCCTCCCACCTGATGGACAGCGGGGCAGTCAGCCCCTGGCAAGGCAGTTGCAGGATTTCTGGAAGAAGTCCCGCAACACTCTGGTGCCCCAGCGGCTGCTCTTCGAGGTGACCAGCGCTAACGTAGTCAAGGATCCACCCTCCAAGTACGTG cTCTACACCCTCGCCGTGATGGGTCCAGGGCCACCTGATTGCCAGCCTGCCCAGATCTCTCGCCGCTACTCGGACTTTGAGCGGCTACACCGAAACCTGCAGCGACAGTTCCGGGGCTCCATGGCCGCCATCTCATTCCCCCGGAAGCGCCTGCGCCGGAATTTTACGGCAGAGACCATCGCCCGCCGCAGCCGGGCCTTCGAGCAGTTTTTGAGCCACCTGCAGGCAGTGCCTGAGTTGCGCCTTGCCCCAGACCTGCAGGACTTCTTCGTACTGCCCGAGCTGCAGCGGGCCCAGAGCCTCACCTGCACCGGCCTCTATCATGAGGCTCTGGCGCTCTGGGCCAACGCCTGGCAGCTGCAGACCCAGCTAGGCACCCCCTTGGGCCCAGACCGACCTCTGCTGACCCTGGCTGGGCTGGCTGTGtgccaccaggagctggaagatCCTGGGGAAGCCCGGGCATGCTGTGAGAGGGCCTTGCAACTGCTGGGGGACAAGAACCCCCACCCTCTGTTGGCACCCTTTCTGGAGGCCCACGTCCGGCTCTCCTGGCGCCTGGGCCTGGACAAACGCCAATCAGAGGCCCGGCTCCAGGCCCTGCAGGAGGCAGGCCTGACCCCCACGCCACCCCCCAGTCTCAAAGAATTGCTCATCAAGGAGGTACTGGACTGA
- the UBE2C gene encoding ubiquitin-conjugating enzyme E2 C isoform X3, which translates to MLLLPPSYSCSRALRVPVSLPAPPGMASQNRDPAAASVAAARKGAEPSGGAARGPVGKRLQQELMTLMVYEDLRYKLSLEFPSGYPYNAPTVKFLTPCYHPNVDTQGNICLDILKDKWSALYDVRTILLSIQSLLGEPNIDSPLNTHAAELWKNPTAFKKYLQETYSKQVSSQDP; encoded by the exons ATGCTTTTATTGCCCCCGTCTTACAG TTGCAGTCGTGCTCTCCGAgttcctgtctctctccccgCACCGCCCGGGATGGCCTCCCAGAACCGCGACCCAGCTGCCGCCAGCGTCGCCGCCGCCCGCAAAGGAGCCGAGCCCAGCGGGGGCGCCGCCCGGGGCCCCGTGGGCAAGAG GCTACAGCAGGAGCTGATGACCCTCATG GTTTATGAAGACCTGAGGTATAAGCTCTCGCTGGAGTTCCCCAGTGGCTACCCTTACAACGCGCCCACGGTGAAGTTCCTCACACCCTGCTACCACCCCAACGTGGACACCCAGGGAAATATCTGCCTGGACATCCTGAAGGACAAGTGGTCTGCCCTGTATGATGTCAGGACCATCCTGCTGTCCATCCAGAGCCTGCTAGGAG AACCAAACATTGATAGTCCTTTGAACACGCATGCTGCCGAGCTCTGGAAAAACCCCACAG CCTTTAAGAAGTATCTGCAAGAAACCTACTCGAAGCAGGTCTCCAGCCAAGATCCCTGA
- the UBE2C gene encoding ubiquitin-conjugating enzyme E2 C isoform X2, with protein sequence MASQNRDPAAASVAAARKGAEPSGGAARGPVGKRLQQELMTLMMSGDKGISAFPESDNLFKWVGTIHGAAGTVYEDLRYKLSLEFPSGYPYNAPTVKFLTPCYHPNVDTQGNICLDILKDKWSALYDVRTILLSIQSLLGEPNIDSPLNTHAAELWKNPTAFKKYLQETYSKQVSSQDP encoded by the exons ATGGCCTCCCAGAACCGCGACCCAGCTGCCGCCAGCGTCGCCGCCGCCCGCAAAGGAGCCGAGCCCAGCGGGGGCGCCGCCCGGGGCCCCGTGGGCAAGAG GCTACAGCAGGAGCTGATGACCCTCATG ATGTCTGGTGACAAAGGCATCTCTGCCTTCCCTGAATCCGACAACCTTTTCAAATGGGTGGGGACCATCCATGGGGCAGCAGGCACA GTTTATGAAGACCTGAGGTATAAGCTCTCGCTGGAGTTCCCCAGTGGCTACCCTTACAACGCGCCCACGGTGAAGTTCCTCACACCCTGCTACCACCCCAACGTGGACACCCAGGGAAATATCTGCCTGGACATCCTGAAGGACAAGTGGTCTGCCCTGTATGATGTCAGGACCATCCTGCTGTCCATCCAGAGCCTGCTAGGAG AACCAAACATTGATAGTCCTTTGAACACGCATGCTGCCGAGCTCTGGAAAAACCCCACAG CCTTTAAGAAGTATCTGCAAGAAACCTACTCGAAGCAGGTCTCCAGCCAAGATCCCTGA
- the SNX21 gene encoding sorting nexin-21 isoform X2, translating to MASRLLHRLRHALAGDNPGEAATGPEAEQFPESSELEDDDAEGLSSRLSGTLSFTSAEDEEDDDEEDDGEVGPDPLPSGDGASGEDADRSLPPDGQRGSQPLARQLQDFWKKSRNTLVPQRLLFEVTSANVVKDPPSKYVLYTLAVMGPGPPDCQPAQISRRYSDFERLHRNLQRQFRGSMAAISFPRKRLRRNFTAETIARRSRAFEQFLSHLQAVPELRLAPDLQDFFVLPELQRAQSLTCTGLYHEALALWANAWQLQTQLGTPLGPDRPLLTLAGLAVCHQELEDPGEARACCERALQLLGDKNPHPLLAPFLEAHVRLSWRLGLDKRQSEARLQALQEAGLTPTPPPSLKELLIKEVLD from the exons ATGGCCTCGCGGCTCCTGCACCGGCTGCGGCACGCCCTGGCCGGCGACAACCCGGGGGAGGCGGCGACCGGCCCGGAGGCCGAGCAGTTCCCTGAGAGCTCGGAGCTGGAGGACGACGACGCCGAGGGCCTGTCCTCCCGCCTCAGCGGCACCCTCAGCTTCACTAGCGCCGAGGACGAAGAGGACGACGACGAGGAGGACGACGGGGAGGTTGGCCCCGACCCGCTGCCCTCTGGGGACGGGGCGTCGGGAGAAGATGCAG ATCGGAGCCTCCCACCTGATGGACAGCGGGGCAGTCAGCCCCTGGCAAGGCAGTTGCAGGATTTCTGGAAGAAGTCCCGCAACACTCTGGTGCCCCAGCGGCTGCTCTTCGAGGTGACCAGCGCTAACGTAGTCAAGGATCCACCCTCCAAGTACGTG cTCTACACCCTCGCCGTGATGGGTCCAGGGCCACCTGATTGCCAGCCTGCCCAGATCTCTCGCCGCTACTCGGACTTTGAGCGGCTACACCGAAACCTGCAGCGACAGTTCCGGGGCTCCATGGCCGCCATCTCATTCCCCCGGAAGCGCCTGCGCCGGAATTTTACGGCAGAGACCATCGCCCGCCGCAGCCGGGCCTTCGAGCAGTTTTTGAGCCACCTGCAGGCAGTGCCTGAGTTGCGCCTTGCCCCAGACCTGCAGGACTTCTTCGTACTGCCCGAGCTGCAGCGGGCCCAGAGCCTCACCTGCACCGGCCTCTATCATGAGGCTCTGGCGCTCTGGGCCAACGCCTGGCAGCTGCAGACCCAGCTAGGCACCCCCTTGGGCCCAGACCGACCTCTGCTGACCCTGGCTGGGCTGGCTGTGtgccaccaggagctggaagatCCTGGGGAAGCCCGGGCATGCTGTGAGAGGGCCTTGCAACTGCTGGGGGACAAGAACCCCCACCCTCTGTTGGCACCCTTTCTGGAGGCCCACGTCCGGCTCTCCTGGCGCCTGGGCCTGGACAAACGCCAATCAGAGGCCCGGCTCCAGGCCCTGCAGGAGGCAGGCCTGACCCCCACGCCACCCCCCAGTCTCAAAGAATTGCTCATCAAGGAGGTACTGGACTGA
- the ACOT8 gene encoding acyl-coenzyme A thioesterase 8 isoform X2 — protein sequence MLGFGANGPERILEEVFDAKRAYLHCSNKNVQEQVWNSFTLKGDPKLPVLYQVERTRTGTSFSVRSVKAVQHGKPIFICQASFQKAQPNPVQHQFSMPSVRPPEELLDHEALIDQYLRDPNLQEKYRVGLNRIAAKEVPIEIKPVKPPTLSQLQSMDPKQMFWVRARGHIGEGDMKIHCCVAAYISDYAFLGTAMLPHQRQHKVHFMASLDHSMWFHTPFRADHWMLYECESPWAGGSRGLVQGRLWRRDGVLAVSCAQEGVIRVKPRVSESKL from the exons ATGTTGGGGTTCGGAGCAAATGGtccagaaagaattcttgaaGAAGTCTTCgatgcaaaaag GGCCTACCTGCACTGTTCCAATAAAAATGTCCAAGAACAGGTCTGGAACTCATTCACACTGAAAG GGGACCCCAAGTTGCCGGTGCTGTACCAGGTGGAGCGGACGCGGACAGGGACAAGCTTCTCGGTGCGCTCCGTGAAGGCCGTGCAGCATGGCAAGCCCATCTTCATCTGCCAGGCCTCCTTCCAGAAGGCTCAGCCCAACCCCGTGCAGCACCAGTTCTCCATGCCCAGCGTGCGCCCACCCGAAGAGCTGCTGGACCACGAGGCCCTCATCGACCAGTATTTAAG GGACCCCAACCTCCAAGAGAAGTACCGGGTGGGACTGAACCGAATTGCTGCCAAGGAGGTGCCCATTGAGATTAAGCCGGTAAAGCCACCTACCCTGAGCCAGCTGCAGAGCATGGACCCCAAACAGATGTTCTGGGTGCGAGCCCGGGGCCATATCG GGGAGGGCGACATGAAGATACACTGCTGCGTGGCTGCCTACATCTCGGACTACGCCTTCCTGGGCACGGCAATGCTGCCCCACCAGCGGCAGCACAAGGTGCACTTCATGGCCTCTCTGGACCACTCCATGTGGTTCCACACCCCTTTCCGAGCTGACCACTGGATGCTCTATGAGTGTGAGAGCCCCTGGGCTG GTGGCTCCCGGGGGCTGGTCCAAGGGCGGCTGTGGCGTCGGGACGGCGTCCTGGCTGTGTCCTGTGCCCAGGAGGGCGTGATCCGAGTGAAGCCCCGGGTCTCAGAGAGCAAGCTGTAG